The Streptomyces avermitilis MA-4680 = NBRC 14893 genome contains a region encoding:
- a CDS encoding pentapeptide repeat-containing protein: protein MVRKAAGAAVRGTAVRGTAATGKAVRGKVVKGARRPEVRLPVLESYAGGELEPDGDYDGLEFRDADFAGQDGGGARFMDCALTGCAVDETRLPHARVLDSVLTGLRGVGTDLAEATLRDVELVDARLGGVQLHGAVLERVLVRGGKIDYLNLRTARLKDVVFEGCVLVEPDFGGARLDRVEFVDCVLKGADFHAATLTDVDLRRAAELGIARGVDRLAGAVISPTQLMDLAPVLAAELGVKVAAAGA, encoded by the coding sequence ATGGTGCGGAAAGCGGCGGGCGCCGCGGTGAGGGGCACGGCGGTGAGGGGCACGGCGGCGACGGGCAAGGCGGTCAGGGGCAAGGTGGTCAAGGGCGCGCGGCGGCCGGAGGTGCGGTTGCCGGTGCTCGAGTCGTACGCGGGCGGCGAGTTGGAGCCCGACGGGGACTACGACGGGCTGGAGTTCAGGGACGCGGACTTCGCCGGGCAGGACGGCGGGGGCGCGCGGTTCATGGACTGCGCGCTGACGGGGTGCGCCGTGGACGAGACGCGGCTGCCTCACGCGCGCGTACTGGACTCCGTGCTGACGGGGCTGCGCGGTGTGGGCACCGACCTCGCGGAGGCGACGCTGCGTGACGTGGAGCTGGTGGACGCCCGGTTGGGCGGCGTTCAGCTGCACGGTGCCGTGCTGGAGCGGGTCCTGGTGCGCGGCGGCAAGATCGACTACCTGAATCTCCGCACGGCACGGCTCAAGGACGTCGTGTTCGAGGGCTGTGTCCTGGTGGAGCCGGACTTCGGGGGCGCCCGGCTGGACCGGGTGGAGTTCGTGGACTGCGTGCTGAAGGGAGCCGATTTCCACGCGGCGACACTGACCGACGTGGACCTGCGCCGGGCGGCCGAGCTGGGGATCGCGCGCGGGGTGGACCGGCTGGCGGGGGCGGTGATCAGTCCGACGCAGCTGATGGACCTGGCGCCGGTGCTGGCGGCGGAGCTGGGGGTGAAGGTGGCCGCGGCGGGGGCGTAG
- a CDS encoding NAD(P)-binding protein, which produces MQRITLTVVGGGLAGLTAAVTAAEAGAKVTVYEAHHTLGGRARTAQGPYRTNEGPHALYSCGPHWTWLRQRDLIGPLAPVPPLEAARLRLRHKGVLRRTPPFAMLKLLRRTARQAPADVDFMTWATEQAGEEGARAAANHAAISLFHHDPGSLSAAFVQERLRRTAKLPPEAHHPRGGWASVIDRMAARAWNLGVRMETLARVDTIPENRGPVVVATSLDAARRLLGDDSLAWDSGRTALVDLAVRTRRGDAFAVSDLDAPGWIERRTAQDRSLAPAGEQLLQGQIPIAPHESRADGVARAEQLLDLAFAGWRERVTWRREAVAQGRTGAVDLPGTSWRDRPAVDRGDGVYLAGDQVAAPGVLSEVSFNSALTAVSLALGRHTLDLKQA; this is translated from the coding sequence ATGCAGCGCATCACCCTCACCGTCGTCGGCGGCGGCCTCGCCGGACTCACCGCGGCGGTCACCGCCGCCGAGGCCGGCGCCAAGGTCACCGTGTACGAGGCCCACCACACCCTCGGCGGCCGGGCCCGCACCGCGCAGGGCCCGTACCGGACCAACGAGGGCCCGCACGCCCTCTACAGCTGCGGCCCGCACTGGACCTGGCTCAGGCAGCGCGACCTGATCGGCCCGCTCGCCCCCGTTCCGCCCCTGGAGGCGGCCCGCCTCAGGCTCCGCCACAAGGGCGTCCTGCGCCGCACCCCGCCCTTCGCGATGCTCAAGCTCCTGCGCCGTACCGCCCGACAGGCGCCGGCCGACGTCGACTTCATGACCTGGGCCACCGAACAGGCGGGCGAGGAAGGCGCCCGCGCCGCCGCGAACCACGCCGCCATCTCCCTCTTCCACCACGACCCCGGCTCCCTCTCCGCCGCCTTCGTCCAGGAACGCCTGCGCCGCACCGCCAAGCTGCCGCCGGAGGCGCACCACCCGCGCGGCGGCTGGGCGAGCGTCATCGACCGGATGGCGGCGCGGGCCTGGAACCTCGGCGTCCGGATGGAGACCCTCGCCCGCGTCGACACGATCCCGGAGAACCGGGGCCCGGTCGTCGTCGCGACCTCGCTCGACGCCGCCCGGCGCCTCCTGGGGGACGACTCACTGGCCTGGGACAGCGGCCGTACCGCCCTCGTCGACCTGGCCGTACGCACCCGGCGCGGCGACGCGTTCGCCGTCTCCGACCTGGACGCGCCCGGCTGGATCGAGCGCCGCACGGCCCAGGACCGCTCCCTCGCACCCGCCGGTGAACAGCTCCTCCAGGGGCAGATCCCGATCGCGCCCCACGAGTCCCGCGCCGATGGCGTCGCGCGCGCCGAGCAGTTGCTGGACCTCGCCTTCGCCGGCTGGCGCGAGCGCGTGACCTGGCGGCGGGAGGCGGTCGCGCAGGGCCGTACGGGAGCCGTGGACCTGCCCGGCACCAGCTGGCGCGACCGGCCCGCCGTCGACCGCGGCGACGGCGTCTATCTGGCGGGCGACCAGGTCGCGGCCCCCGGCGTGCTCTCGGAGGTCTCCTTCAACAGCGCCCTCACCGCCGTGTCCCTGGCGCTGGGCCGGCACACACTTGACCTCAAGCAAGCTTGA
- a CDS encoding zinc-binding dehydrogenase encodes MHAVRLHAFGPAENLAYEKVEDPEPGPGQVRIAVAAAGVHLLDAALREGVRGPAPEPTPLPTIPGREVAGTVESLGAGVPGDRLGKRVVAHLGFAPGGYAELAVTDADRLHEIPRNLDFAQAVAMIGTGRTALGILQFAELGPDSVAVVPAAAGGIGTLLVQYAKSAGATVIGLAGGPQKVARVRDNGADLAVDYRDPDWPERLAQYRGRATVVFDGVGGDTARTAVGLLGPGGRHLVFGWSGEGIQNGQPLLVDDKDRGIVSEQVLGPVMLRRAGGPHPLRALELRALAEAAAGRLTPAVQRFPLAEAAAAHRALESRRTVGKVVLEP; translated from the coding sequence ATGCACGCCGTCCGCCTCCACGCCTTCGGCCCGGCCGAGAACCTCGCGTACGAGAAGGTCGAGGACCCCGAGCCGGGCCCCGGCCAGGTCCGTATCGCCGTCGCCGCCGCCGGCGTACACCTCCTGGACGCGGCCCTGCGCGAAGGCGTACGGGGCCCGGCCCCCGAGCCCACCCCGCTGCCCACGATTCCCGGCCGCGAGGTCGCCGGCACCGTCGAGTCCCTCGGCGCGGGCGTCCCGGGCGACCGGCTCGGCAAGCGCGTCGTCGCCCACCTCGGCTTCGCCCCCGGCGGCTACGCCGAACTCGCCGTCACCGATGCCGACCGCCTCCACGAGATCCCGCGGAACCTCGACTTCGCCCAGGCCGTCGCCATGATCGGAACGGGCCGTACGGCGCTCGGGATCCTCCAGTTCGCCGAGCTGGGCCCGGACTCCGTGGCCGTCGTCCCGGCCGCCGCCGGCGGTATCGGCACCCTTCTCGTGCAGTACGCCAAGTCCGCGGGCGCCACGGTGATCGGCCTGGCCGGCGGCCCGCAGAAGGTGGCGCGGGTACGCGACAACGGTGCCGACCTCGCCGTCGACTACCGGGACCCCGACTGGCCGGAGCGGCTCGCGCAGTACCGCGGCAGGGCCACCGTCGTCTTCGACGGCGTGGGCGGGGACACGGCCCGCACGGCCGTCGGGCTCCTCGGCCCCGGCGGCAGGCACCTCGTCTTCGGATGGTCCGGCGAAGGCATCCAGAACGGGCAGCCGCTGCTCGTCGACGACAAGGACCGGGGGATCGTCTCCGAACAGGTCCTCGGCCCCGTGATGCTGCGCCGGGCGGGCGGCCCCCACCCCCTGCGCGCCCTGGAACTGCGCGCCCTCGCCGAGGCCGCGGCGGGCCGGCTGACCCCGGCCGTCCAGCGCTTCCCGCTCGCCGAGGCGGCAGCCGCGCACCGGGCCCTGGAGAGCCGGCGGACCGTCGGAAAAGTGGTGCTCGAGCCATGA
- a CDS encoding MFS transporter — protein sequence MNVTRTGESTYVLDPDPRRWWSLVVIALAQLMVVLDATIVNIALPSAQRALGMSDGNRQWVITAYTLAFGGLLLLGGRIADLVGRKRTFIIGLIGFAAASALGGAATTSGMLFGARALQGAFAAVLAPSALSLLTTTFTDPKERGKAFGIYSALAGSGSAIGFIAGGLLTEYLNWRWCLYVNIPIAVIAVCGAFALLHEQPRHAGARLDVPGALLGCGGLVAIVYGFSEAEPRGWTDPRVLALFAVGIVLLAVFVWWQTRAPQPLLPLHIVKDRNRAGCFLTMALAVIGLFGMFLFLTYYLQVVLGYSPLKTGLAFLPLTVAIIIGSTQISARLMSHVAPRLLMVPGTVLAAGGMLVLTRITVHSPYASELLPALILIGLGMGLTFMPVFATATAGVAPQDSGVTSATVNTAQQVGGSIGTALLNTIATTTSTAYIAAHLRDPARKELVIREGIVHGYTVAIWCAAGVMLLAGLAAGLMVTTKPPRHTPSDTPVPESVG from the coding sequence GTGAATGTCACCCGAACAGGTGAATCCACCTACGTCCTGGACCCCGACCCCCGCCGCTGGTGGAGCCTGGTGGTCATCGCCCTCGCACAGCTGATGGTGGTCCTGGACGCGACGATCGTGAACATCGCGCTCCCCTCCGCCCAGCGCGCGCTGGGCATGTCCGACGGCAACCGGCAGTGGGTCATCACCGCCTACACACTGGCCTTCGGCGGACTGCTTCTGCTCGGCGGCCGCATCGCCGACCTGGTGGGCCGCAAGCGCACGTTCATCATCGGGCTGATCGGCTTCGCCGCCGCCTCCGCGCTGGGCGGCGCGGCCACCACATCCGGGATGCTGTTCGGCGCCCGCGCCCTCCAGGGCGCCTTCGCCGCCGTACTCGCCCCCTCGGCCCTCTCGCTCCTCACCACCACCTTCACCGACCCGAAGGAGCGCGGAAAGGCCTTCGGCATCTACAGCGCACTGGCCGGCAGCGGCAGCGCGATCGGCTTCATCGCGGGCGGACTGCTCACCGAGTACCTGAACTGGCGCTGGTGCCTGTACGTCAACATCCCCATCGCAGTCATCGCCGTCTGCGGCGCGTTCGCCCTCCTGCACGAACAGCCGCGGCACGCGGGCGCCCGTCTCGACGTCCCCGGTGCGCTGCTCGGCTGCGGCGGGCTCGTCGCGATCGTCTACGGGTTCAGCGAGGCGGAGCCGCGCGGCTGGACGGACCCCCGGGTGCTGGCCCTGTTCGCCGTGGGCATCGTCCTTCTCGCCGTGTTCGTGTGGTGGCAGACCAGGGCGCCGCAGCCGCTGCTGCCGCTGCACATCGTCAAGGACCGCAACCGCGCGGGCTGCTTCCTGACCATGGCCCTCGCCGTCATCGGCTTGTTCGGCATGTTCCTGTTCCTGACCTACTACCTCCAGGTCGTCCTCGGCTACTCCCCCCTGAAGACGGGCCTGGCCTTCCTGCCCCTGACGGTCGCGATCATCATCGGCTCGACCCAGATCTCGGCCCGCCTGATGAGCCACGTGGCCCCGCGCCTGCTCATGGTCCCCGGCACGGTCCTGGCCGCGGGCGGCATGCTGGTCCTGACCCGGATCACCGTGCACTCGCCGTACGCGAGCGAACTCCTGCCCGCTCTGATCCTGATCGGCCTGGGCATGGGCCTCACCTTCATGCCGGTCTTCGCCACCGCCACCGCAGGCGTCGCCCCGCAGGACTCGGGTGTGACCTCCGCGACCGTGAACACGGCCCAGCAGGTGGGCGGTTCGATCGGTACGGCCCTGCTGAACACCATCGCCACCACCACCAGCACCGCCTACATCGCGGCCCATCTGCGCGACCCCGCCCGCAAGGAACTGGTCATACGCGAAGGCATCGTCCACGGCTACACGGTGGCCATCTGGTGCGCGGCGGGCGTCATGCTCCTGGCGGGCCTGGCGGCCGGCCTGATGGTCACGACGAAGCCCCCGCGGCACACCCCGTCCGACACCCCCGTACCCGAGTCGGTGGGGTGA
- a CDS encoding GNAT family N-acetyltransferase: protein MIRAATSADIPVIHAMIRELAEYEKVPDEARADEPQLAEALFGERPAAFAHIAEDRGLPVGFALWFLNFSTWRGVHGIYLEDLYVRPEARGGGHGKALLTELARICVERGYERLEWAVLNWNKPSIDFYEALGARAQDEWTVYRLTDGALTALGARA, encoded by the coding sequence ATGATTCGCGCCGCCACTTCCGCCGACATCCCCGTCATTCACGCCATGATCCGCGAGCTGGCCGAGTACGAGAAGGTGCCGGACGAGGCGCGGGCGGACGAACCGCAGCTCGCGGAGGCGCTGTTCGGGGAGCGGCCGGCCGCGTTCGCGCACATCGCCGAGGACCGGGGGCTGCCGGTCGGCTTCGCGCTGTGGTTCCTGAACTTCTCCACCTGGCGCGGGGTGCACGGGATCTACCTGGAGGACCTGTACGTACGGCCCGAGGCCCGCGGCGGCGGCCACGGCAAGGCGCTGCTGACCGAACTGGCCCGGATCTGCGTCGAGCGCGGGTACGAGCGCCTGGAGTGGGCCGTTCTGAACTGGAACAAGCCGTCGATCGACTTCTACGAGGCGCTGGGTGCGCGTGCGCAGGACGAGTGGACGGTGTACCGGCTGACGGACGGGGCGCTGACCGCCCTGGGGGCACGCGCCTGA
- a CDS encoding NAD(P)/FAD-dependent oxidoreductase has protein sequence MSSSASSLGRVVNGGISFWYADDGFPAPREPLPGDATADVVIVGGGYTGLWTAYYLKKAAPYLRITVLEQKFCGYGASGRNGGWLYNGIAGRDRYARLHGHEAAARLQRAMNDTVGEVVRIAAQENIDADIHQGGVLEVAYTPAQLARLKEFHAHELAYGEKDRELYGARETAERVRVADAVGSTWTPHGARLHPVKLVKGLAAAVEAIGVTVHEQTPVTEIRPQHAVTPYGTVRAPYVLRCTEGFTANLKGQRRTWLPMNSSMITTAPLTAEQWDAIGWAGRETLGDMAHAYMYAQRTADDRIALGGRGVPYRFGSRTDNDGRTQAATVEALYEILIRFFPSLTGVRVDHAWSGVLGVPRDWCATVTLDRSTGLGWAGGYVGSGVATANLAARTLRDLVRQDSGQAGATELTALPWVNHQVRKWEPEPLRWIGVHGMYATYRTADRRELTTHSVQSSRLARMADRVAGRH, from the coding sequence ATGAGCAGCTCGGCAAGCAGCCTCGGCCGTGTCGTGAACGGCGGCATCTCCTTCTGGTACGCGGACGACGGATTCCCCGCCCCGCGTGAGCCGCTGCCCGGCGACGCGACCGCCGACGTCGTCATCGTCGGCGGCGGCTACACGGGCCTGTGGACCGCGTACTACCTGAAGAAGGCGGCCCCCTACCTGCGCATCACGGTGCTGGAGCAGAAGTTCTGCGGCTACGGCGCCTCCGGCCGCAACGGCGGCTGGCTCTACAACGGCATCGCGGGCCGCGACCGCTACGCCCGGCTGCACGGCCATGAGGCGGCCGCCCGGCTCCAGCGGGCCATGAACGACACGGTCGGCGAAGTCGTCCGGATCGCGGCTCAGGAGAACATCGACGCCGACATCCACCAGGGCGGCGTACTGGAAGTGGCGTACACGCCCGCCCAGCTGGCCCGCCTCAAGGAGTTCCACGCCCACGAGCTCGCGTACGGCGAGAAGGACCGCGAGCTGTACGGCGCCCGCGAGACGGCCGAGCGCGTCCGGGTCGCCGACGCGGTCGGCTCCACCTGGACCCCGCACGGTGCGCGGCTGCACCCGGTGAAGCTGGTCAAGGGCCTCGCGGCGGCCGTCGAGGCGATCGGTGTCACCGTGCACGAACAGACCCCGGTCACGGAGATCCGTCCCCAGCACGCGGTGACGCCGTACGGGACCGTCCGCGCGCCCTACGTCCTGCGCTGCACGGAGGGTTTCACCGCGAACCTCAAGGGCCAGCGGCGTACCTGGCTCCCCATGAACTCCTCCATGATCACGACGGCGCCGCTCACCGCCGAGCAGTGGGACGCGATCGGCTGGGCGGGGCGCGAGACGCTCGGCGACATGGCCCACGCGTACATGTACGCCCAGCGCACCGCCGACGACCGCATCGCGCTCGGCGGGCGCGGAGTGCCGTACCGATTCGGCTCGCGGACGGACAACGACGGGCGTACGCAGGCCGCGACGGTCGAGGCGCTGTACGAGATCCTGATCCGCTTCTTCCCGTCCCTCACCGGCGTCCGGGTGGACCATGCCTGGTCGGGCGTCCTCGGGGTGCCGCGCGACTGGTGCGCGACGGTGACGCTGGACCGGTCGACGGGCCTGGGCTGGGCCGGCGGTTACGTCGGCTCCGGCGTGGCGACCGCCAACCTGGCCGCCCGCACCCTGCGCGACCTGGTCCGGCAGGACTCGGGGCAGGCCGGGGCGACGGAGCTGACCGCGCTGCCGTGGGTGAACCACCAGGTGCGCAAGTGGGAGCCGGAACCGCTGCGCTGGATCGGCGTGCACGGCATGTACGCCACGTACCGCACGGCGGACCGCCGCGAACTGACCACCCACAGCGTCCAGTCGTCCCGGCTGGCCCGGATGGCGGACCGGGTGGCGGGACGTCACTGA
- a CDS encoding rhomboid-like protein, which yields MNRLTRVRRGPGWAVWAYVRSAPGTYVWLAILFVTTVALHHMSPDFEEDFLRQRSTNIHELSRDPVRVLITSAMWIDGGHWLPYAVLFTVFHAQAERWLGTPRWLAVCVAAHVLATLASEGALLEAIRDGVAPRSAVNTLDIGVSYALAGVIAVLTYRIAEPWRYGYLVVVLAVYGGSLAASPTFTDFGHFLALLIGLACCPLARGRGKAWNPKETLAALRG from the coding sequence GTGAACCGGCTCACGCGCGTCAGGCGAGGTCCCGGGTGGGCGGTGTGGGCGTACGTCCGCAGCGCCCCCGGGACCTACGTGTGGCTGGCGATCCTCTTCGTCACCACCGTCGCCCTGCACCACATGTCGCCGGATTTCGAAGAGGACTTCCTGCGCCAGCGGTCGACCAACATCCACGAGCTGTCGCGGGATCCGGTGCGCGTGCTGATCACCAGCGCCATGTGGATCGACGGCGGCCACTGGCTGCCGTACGCGGTCCTGTTCACCGTCTTCCACGCGCAGGCGGAGCGCTGGCTCGGCACGCCGCGCTGGCTGGCCGTGTGCGTCGCCGCGCACGTGCTGGCCACCCTCGCCAGTGAGGGGGCGCTGCTGGAGGCGATCCGTGACGGGGTCGCCCCGCGCTCGGCGGTCAACACCCTGGACATCGGCGTGAGTTACGCGCTCGCGGGGGTGATCGCGGTGCTCACGTACCGGATCGCGGAGCCGTGGCGGTACGGGTATCTGGTGGTCGTCCTGGCGGTGTACGGGGGCTCGCTCGCGGCCAGCCCCACCTTCACCGATTTCGGGCATTTCCTGGCGCTGCTGATCGGTCTCGCCTGCTGTCCGCTGGCCAGAGGCCGCGGAAAAGCATGGAATCCGAAGGAGACACTGGCCGCTCTCAGGGGTTAA
- a CDS encoding aminoglycoside phosphotransferase family protein, with amino-acid sequence MVGRVIDVPEELAASQQKFNGAAGRAFIAGLPRRAADFLERWELRVDGPSMYGVCALVLPVLRADGTPAALKLQPLDEESAGEPLALRRWDGAGAVRLLEHDEATCTLLLERLDEARSLAETPDTREAVLVVARLLARLTALPAPEGMRRLGDIAAAMLEQVPWAVRQLADPGDRRLVEDCAAAVREVAAEPGDRLLHWDLHFDNVLASHRAPWLAIDPKPLAGDPGFDLLPAIRNRFEPAEIRWRFDAMTEILGLDRERARAWSLARVLQNTLWDLADGRPLEAAQREIGRQLRER; translated from the coding sequence ATGGTCGGCAGGGTGATCGACGTGCCCGAAGAGCTGGCCGCCTCCCAGCAGAAGTTCAACGGAGCGGCGGGCCGGGCCTTCATCGCCGGGCTGCCGCGCCGGGCGGCGGACTTCCTGGAGCGCTGGGAGCTGCGGGTCGACGGGCCCTCGATGTACGGCGTCTGCGCGCTGGTCCTCCCGGTACTCCGGGCCGACGGGACGCCGGCCGCGCTCAAGCTCCAGCCCCTCGACGAGGAGAGCGCCGGCGAACCGCTCGCCCTGCGCCGGTGGGACGGCGCGGGGGCCGTACGCCTTCTGGAGCACGACGAGGCCACCTGCACCCTCCTCCTCGAACGCCTGGACGAGGCGCGGTCGCTGGCGGAGACACCGGACACGCGCGAGGCCGTTCTGGTCGTCGCGCGGCTGCTGGCCCGGCTGACCGCGCTGCCCGCCCCGGAGGGGATGCGGCGGCTCGGCGACATCGCGGCCGCGATGCTGGAACAGGTGCCGTGGGCCGTGCGGCAGCTCGCGGACCCCGGGGACCGCCGCCTCGTCGAGGACTGCGCGGCCGCCGTGCGCGAGGTCGCCGCCGAACCGGGCGACCGGCTGCTCCACTGGGACCTGCACTTCGACAACGTCCTCGCCTCACACCGCGCGCCCTGGCTCGCCATCGACCCGAAGCCGCTCGCCGGCGACCCCGGCTTCGACCTGCTCCCCGCGATCCGCAACCGGTTCGAGCCCGCCGAGATCCGCTGGCGGTTCGACGCCATGACGGAGATCCTCGGCCTGGACCGGGAGCGGGCCCGCGCCTGGAGCCTGGCCCGCGTCCTGCAGAACACGCTGTGGGACCTCGCGGACGGACGGCCCCTGGAGGCCGCGCAACGGGAGATCGGGCGACAGCTGCGCGAGCGCTGA
- a CDS encoding ABC transporter ATP-binding protein, translating into MATVSFDKATRIYPGSEKPAVDALEIDIEDGEFLVLVGPSGCGKSTSLRMLAGLEDVNAGAIRIGDRDVTHLPPKDRDIAMVFQNYALYPHMTVADNMGFALKIAGVNKAEIRQKVEDAAKILDLTEYLGRKPKALSGGQRQRVAMGRAIVREPQVFLMDEPLSNLDAKLRVSTRTQIASLQRRLGITTVYVTHDQVEAMTMGDRVAVLKDGLLQQVDSPRNMYDRPANLFVAGFIGSPAMNLVEVPITDGGVKFGNSVVPVNREALKAASDKGDRTVTVGVRPEHFDIVEQGGAAAKALTKESEDAPAGLAVSVNVVEELGADGYVYGSAKVDDKLTDLVVRVSGRAVPDKGATLHVVPRPGETHVFSTSTGERLSD; encoded by the coding sequence ATGGCCACAGTCTCGTTCGACAAGGCGACCCGCATCTACCCGGGTTCCGAGAAGCCCGCCGTCGATGCCCTGGAGATCGACATCGAGGACGGCGAGTTCCTCGTCCTCGTCGGTCCCTCCGGTTGCGGCAAGTCCACCTCGCTCCGCATGCTCGCGGGGCTCGAGGACGTGAACGCCGGCGCCATCCGCATCGGTGACCGCGACGTCACGCACCTGCCGCCGAAGGACCGGGACATCGCCATGGTGTTCCAGAACTACGCGCTCTACCCGCACATGACCGTCGCCGACAACATGGGCTTCGCGCTCAAGATCGCCGGCGTCAACAAGGCGGAGATCCGCCAGAAGGTCGAGGACGCGGCGAAGATCCTCGACCTCACCGAGTACCTCGGCCGCAAGCCGAAGGCCCTCTCCGGCGGTCAGCGCCAGCGTGTCGCCATGGGCCGCGCCATCGTGCGTGAGCCCCAGGTGTTCCTCATGGACGAGCCGCTGTCCAACCTCGACGCCAAGCTCCGCGTGTCGACGCGTACGCAGATCGCCTCGCTCCAGCGCCGCCTCGGCATCACCACCGTGTACGTCACCCACGACCAGGTCGAGGCCATGACCATGGGCGACCGCGTGGCCGTGCTCAAGGACGGTCTGCTCCAGCAGGTCGACTCGCCGCGCAACATGTACGACCGCCCGGCGAACCTCTTCGTCGCCGGCTTCATCGGCTCCCCCGCGATGAACCTCGTCGAGGTCCCGATCACCGACGGCGGCGTGAAGTTCGGCAACAGCGTCGTGCCGGTCAACCGCGAGGCGCTGAAGGCCGCCTCCGACAAGGGTGACCGCACGGTCACGGTCGGTGTCCGCCCCGAGCACTTCGACATCGTCGAGCAGGGCGGCGCCGCCGCCAAGGCCCTGACCAAGGAGAGCGAGGACGCCCCGGCGGGCCTCGCCGTGTCGGTGAACGTCGTCGAGGAGCTCGGCGCCGACGGCTACGTCTACGGCAGCGCCAAGGTCGACGACAAGCTCACGGACCTGGTCGTCCGCGTGAGCGGCCGCGCGGTCCCGGACAAGGGCGCCACGCTGCACGTCGTG